Proteins found in one Oncorhynchus mykiss isolate Arlee chromosome 3, USDA_OmykA_1.1, whole genome shotgun sequence genomic segment:
- the chmp2ba gene encoding charged multivesicular body protein 2Ba, producing MASLFKKKTVDDIIKEQTKELRGTQRQITRDRAALEKQEKQMEMEIKKMAKSGNREACKILAKQLVQLRKQKNRTYAVSSKVTSMSTQTKVMNSQMKMAGAMSATAKTMQAVNKKMDPQKTLQTMQDFQKENMKMGMTEDMINDTLDEIFDESGDEEESQDIVNQVLDEIGIEISGKMVRAPAAGKNLPSASPKRKTQISDDEIERQLRALGVD from the exons ATGGCATCTCTATTCAAGAAGAAGACAGTCGATG acattaTAAAGGAACAGACTAAGGAGCTTCGTGGTACTCAGAGACAGATCACTAGAGACAGAGCTGCTCTGGAGAAACAAGAGAAACaaatg GAGATGGAGATAAAGAAGATGGCTAAGTCTGGGAACCGGGAGGCCTGCAAGATCCTGGCCAAGCAGCTGGTCCAGCTGAGGAAACAGAAGAACAGGACCTACGCCGTCAGTTCAAAGGTCACCTCCATGTCTACACAGACCAAGGTCATGAACTCCCAGATGAAGATGGCAGGAGCCATGTCTGCTACGGCTAAG ACAATGCAGGCGGTGAACAAGAAGATGGATCCTCAGAAGACCCTCCAGACCATGCAGGACTTCCAGAAGGAGAACATGAAGATGGGCATGACAGAGGACATGA tCAACGATACGTTAGATGAGATATTTGACGAGTCAGGTGACGAGGAAGAATCTCAGGACATTGTGAACCAGGTTCTGGATGAGATTGGCATTGAGATCTCTGGAAAG atggTGAGAGCCCCAGCAGCAGGGAAGAATCTCCCCTCTGCCTCTCCTAAACGGAAAACACAGATCTCTGACGATGAGATAGAGAGACAGCTCAGAGCACTTGGAGTGgactaa